In Phaeobacter inhibens DSM 16374, the following proteins share a genomic window:
- the accB gene encoding acetyl-CoA carboxylase biotin carboxyl carrier protein, with translation MTNKTHEADVSFIKALAELLRDNDLTELQVKRDYGEDDSLNVRVSRQTIAAPAPVQAYAAPAPVAAAPAAPAAPAAAPAATNDDPASHPGAVPSPMVGTVYTQPEPGAPTFVKVGDQVAEGDTLLIVEAMKTMNHIPAPKAGTIKRILVEDGAAVEFGTPLAIIE, from the coding sequence ATGACAAATAAGACCCACGAAGCAGACGTATCCTTCATCAAAGCGCTGGCGGAACTGCTGCGCGACAATGACCTGACCGAACTGCAGGTGAAACGGGACTACGGCGAAGACGACAGCCTGAATGTGCGCGTGTCGCGTCAGACCATCGCCGCACCTGCCCCGGTGCAGGCATACGCAGCCCCTGCGCCTGTTGCCGCTGCTCCTGCAGCACCGGCTGCTCCTGCCGCAGCACCTGCCGCCACCAATGACGATCCCGCAAGCCATCCCGGCGCTGTCCCGTCGCCGATGGTGGGCACCGTTTACACCCAGCCCGAACCCGGCGCGCCGACCTTTGTAAAGGTGGGTGATCAGGTGGCCGAAGGCGATACCCTGCTGATCGTCGAAGCCATGAAAACCATGAACCATATCCCGGCCCCAAAAGCCGGCACTATCAAGCGTATCCTCGTCGAAGACGGCGCAGCGGTCGAGTTCGGAACTCCGCTGGCCATCATCGAGTAA
- a CDS encoding PAS and helix-turn-helix domain-containing protein encodes MTDLAFEFAPVGIALLDQRVIQRCNQQFAETFGGDSSSYVGLPIAELYPSREDFQRIGDRLQQPDAQSGHYNDERIMRRRNGDLFWCRVRGRSLTPEHHFRSGVWSFADISDDRPVVSLTPRERDVAILTCRGLSAKEIGAELNLSYRTIETHRAHLLVKFSARKLPELVAKLTGMPL; translated from the coding sequence ATGACCGATCTTGCCTTTGAATTTGCGCCAGTAGGGATTGCCCTGCTTGACCAACGGGTGATCCAGCGCTGCAACCAGCAGTTTGCCGAAACCTTTGGCGGCGACAGCAGCAGCTATGTCGGCCTGCCCATCGCCGAGCTTTACCCCAGCCGGGAAGATTTCCAACGCATCGGCGACCGGCTGCAACAGCCAGACGCACAATCCGGGCATTATAACGACGAACGGATCATGCGTCGGCGCAATGGCGACCTGTTTTGGTGTCGGGTGCGGGGGCGGTCTCTGACACCGGAGCACCATTTTCGCAGCGGTGTCTGGAGCTTTGCTGATATCTCGGACGACCGGCCGGTGGTCAGCCTCACCCCGCGTGAGCGTGATGTGGCAATCCTCACCTGTCGTGGACTGTCAGCAAAGGAAATCGGCGCTGAGCTGAACTTGTCCTATCGAACCATTGAAACCCACCGGGCGCATCTTCTGGTCAAATTCTCTGCCCGCAAACTGCCTGAACTGGTGGCGAAACTAACCGGAATGCCGCTCTGA
- a CDS encoding branched-chain amino acid ABC transporter permease, whose protein sequence is MFALNKKDKTLLLVVAILTLFAPFILNPFPTGSALAQFNAGYPDLMQRFVIFGIFAIGFNILFGLTGYLSFGHAAFLGVGSYSAVWMFKLLSMNVVPAIVLSVIVAGLFALVIGYVSLRRSGIYFSILTLAFAQMSFNLAYSVLTPITNGETGLQLTLDDPRVLGVSATADGSIPVTSLFGLEMRSTFEMVVGPWAFQFNAGYYLCALILLAAFYLSIRIFRSPFGLMLKAVKSNQQRMNYTGLNTRPYTLAAFVISGMYAGLAGGLMASMDPLAGAERMQWTASGEVVLMTILGGAGTLIGPVLGAGFIKYFENIFSKINDNVLHSWFSFMPDGIEDAMVFIVHPFIGKGWHLTLGILFMLVVIFLPGGLVEGGQKLRGWIQGRKAKKDGPSGKTEPAE, encoded by the coding sequence ATGTTCGCACTCAACAAAAAAGACAAAACGCTGCTGCTGGTCGTTGCCATCCTGACCCTGTTTGCACCGTTCATCCTGAACCCCTTCCCGACGGGCAGCGCCCTGGCGCAGTTCAACGCGGGCTACCCCGACCTGATGCAACGGTTTGTGATCTTTGGGATCTTTGCCATTGGTTTCAACATTCTGTTTGGCCTTACGGGCTACCTGTCCTTTGGCCATGCCGCCTTCCTTGGTGTCGGGTCTTATTCGGCGGTGTGGATGTTCAAGCTGCTGAGCATGAACGTGGTGCCCGCCATTGTACTCTCTGTGATCGTCGCGGGCCTGTTTGCACTGGTGATCGGCTATGTCAGCCTGCGGCGCTCCGGCATCTACTTCTCGATCCTTACGCTGGCTTTTGCGCAGATGTCGTTCAACCTGGCCTATTCGGTGTTGACCCCAATCACCAATGGCGAGACCGGCCTGCAGCTGACGCTGGATGATCCCCGTGTTCTGGGCGTGTCGGCGACCGCAGATGGCTCCATCCCGGTGACCAGCCTCTTTGGCCTGGAAATGCGCTCGACCTTCGAGATGGTTGTGGGTCCATGGGCGTTCCAGTTCAACGCGGGCTACTATCTCTGCGCGCTGATCCTGCTGGCCGCCTTTTACCTGTCGATCCGCATCTTCCGCTCGCCTTTTGGTCTGATGCTGAAGGCCGTGAAGTCGAACCAGCAGCGGATGAACTACACTGGTCTGAATACCCGGCCCTACACACTGGCCGCGTTTGTGATCTCGGGCATGTATGCCGGTCTGGCTGGTGGTCTGATGGCCTCAATGGACCCGCTGGCAGGCGCTGAGCGGATGCAGTGGACCGCCTCTGGTGAAGTGGTCCTGATGACCATCCTCGGCGGTGCCGGCACGCTGATCGGGCCGGTTCTGGGCGCAGGTTTCATCAAATACTTCGAAAACATCTTTTCCAAGATCAATGACAACGTCCTGCACAGCTGGTTCAGCTTCATGCCCGACGGGATCGAAGATGCGATGGTCTTCATCGTCCACCCCTTCATCGGCAAGGGCTGGCATCTGACCCTCGGCATCCTGTTCATGCTGGTCGTGATCTTCCTGCCCGGTGGCCTGGTCGAAGGCGGACAGAAGCTGCGCGGCTGGATCCAGGGGCGCAAAGCCAAAAAAGACGGCCCTTCGGGCAAAACTGAACCTGCGGAATAA
- a CDS encoding ABC transporter ATP-binding protein — protein MGILEVKNVGKRFGGLQALSEVNLSVRENTVHAIIGPNGAGKSTLLNCLVGKLIPDTGSVMFDGKSVLGRAPYEINQMGISRVFQTPEIFGDLSVLENMMIPCFAKRDGAFEMNAISAVSGQRDILEKAEHMLEEMNMADKRHMNAASMSRGDKRRLEIGMCLSQEPRLLLLDEPTAGMARADTNNTIDLLKQIKSERDITIAIIEHDMHVVFSLADRITVLAQGTPLVEDDPQNIKGNPKVREAYLGESA, from the coding sequence ATGGGTATCCTTGAAGTCAAAAACGTGGGCAAGCGGTTCGGTGGCCTTCAGGCACTGTCCGAGGTGAACCTCAGCGTGCGCGAAAACACTGTCCACGCCATCATCGGCCCCAATGGGGCGGGCAAGTCCACGCTGCTGAACTGTCTGGTAGGTAAGCTGATCCCGGACACCGGATCGGTGATGTTCGACGGCAAATCCGTCCTGGGCCGCGCGCCCTACGAGATCAACCAGATGGGCATCTCCCGTGTGTTCCAGACGCCTGAGATCTTTGGCGATCTGTCGGTGCTGGAAAACATGATGATCCCCTGCTTTGCCAAACGTGACGGCGCTTTTGAAATGAATGCGATCAGCGCCGTCTCTGGCCAGCGCGACATTCTGGAGAAGGCAGAGCACATGCTGGAGGAGATGAACATGGCCGACAAACGGCACATGAACGCCGCCTCCATGTCACGCGGGGATAAGCGGCGGCTCGAGATTGGCATGTGCCTGTCACAAGAACCCCGCCTTCTGCTGCTGGATGAACCGACAGCGGGCATGGCGCGGGCCGACACCAACAACACCATCGACCTGCTAAAACAGATCAAATCTGAGCGCGACATTACCATCGCGATCATCGAACACGACATGCACGTCGTGTTCTCACTGGCAGATCGGATCACTGTGCTGGCACAGGGCACTCCGCTGGTGGAAGACGACCCGCAGAACATCAAAGGCAACCCGAAGGTGCGCGAAGCCTACCTCGGCGAGTCGGCGTAA
- a CDS encoding ABC transporter ATP-binding protein, with protein MNVKPDFSKHANHATTAPAFLSVWDMHAYYGESYIVQGISFNVHEGEILALLGRNGAGKTSTLRSIARTGSPMVTKGEIWLDHQPLHKMSSHEASAAGLGLVPEDRRIIPGLTVEENLQLAQIAPPIGWSLERLYELFPRLGERRKQEGVTLSGGEQQMLAIARALARDIKVLLLDEPYEGLAPVIVDEIEKTLAHIKQQGITTVIVEQNAVRALELADRAVILDTGGIVFDGSAAEVLENEELRAEYLAI; from the coding sequence ATGAACGTCAAACCCGACTTTTCCAAACACGCCAACCACGCCACCACGGCACCGGCCTTTCTGTCGGTCTGGGATATGCATGCCTACTACGGCGAGAGTTACATCGTGCAGGGCATTTCCTTCAACGTGCATGAAGGCGAGATCCTCGCCCTGTTAGGCCGGAACGGCGCTGGCAAGACCTCGACGCTGCGCTCAATCGCGCGCACTGGCTCACCGATGGTAACCAAGGGTGAGATCTGGCTCGACCATCAGCCCCTGCACAAGATGTCCTCGCACGAAGCCTCCGCCGCGGGTCTGGGTCTGGTGCCGGAAGATCGCCGCATCATCCCTGGCCTGACGGTCGAAGAGAACTTGCAACTTGCACAGATTGCACCGCCCATCGGCTGGTCGCTTGAGCGGCTCTATGAATTATTTCCGCGTCTTGGCGAACGCCGCAAGCAGGAGGGTGTCACGCTTTCCGGAGGCGAACAGCAGATGCTGGCCATTGCGCGCGCGCTGGCGCGTGACATCAAGGTGCTGCTACTGGATGAGCCTTATGAAGGGCTGGCACCCGTCATCGTCGATGAGATCGAAAAAACCCTTGCCCACATCAAGCAGCAAGGCATCACTACCGTCATTGTCGAACAAAACGCAGTGCGCGCCCTTGAACTGGCGGACCGTGCCGTGATCCTTGATACCGGTGGCATTGTCTTTGATGGTTCCGCAGCGGAGGTTCTTGAGAACGAAGAACTGCGCGCCGAATACCTGGCCATCTGA